Proteins from a genomic interval of Zingiber officinale cultivar Zhangliang chromosome 1B, Zo_v1.1, whole genome shotgun sequence:
- the LOC121971922 gene encoding squamosa promoter-binding-like protein 15 isoform X2: MEGEVGAQVASPIFFHHHHQDIHDAHLLAKKRDLPWKKHIFQHIQSQESQQVSSLSNSSGNWNPKMWDWDSVRFTATPAPDAADLLCLGSQPSSSAAAVVDPAKKGNEGSNDSKSRRDLEEDNGELTLKLGGGSNLVEEPAGARPSKRVRSGTPATSNSYPMCQVDDCHTDLSCAKDYHRRHKVCEVHSKTTKALVGKQMQRFCQQCSRFHPLSEFDEGKRSCRKRLAGHNRRRRKTQPEDSSSKLLPPKFQENMISGNLDIMKLLSMLSPLKGSYHDKPSGISLPPDRDRLVQLISKLSASISGDPSERATPDGFDLNTCQDAPLGSLEKSIKEAFSAALATSITPVPASLSQGSSKSSGNHKAIVQNADPSLPPNLHNKPTNVYSSVALTSKGISQLPMEVPHHVVQQPHQSLPLQLFGPSDDDNPPAEGFAIKHLSSESSNPTEERSPPSPSPITKKLFPLHSTLEREKYTGRSHYREENATVELSTTHGASATLDFFQNFERSADHVGYKSNYSDHSPSSSNSVQDRTGRIVFKLFGKDPSSFPDALRAQVFNWLSSSPLEMESYIRPGCVILSIYLSMPSIAWEELENDLLQRVTSLIQCSETEFWRNTRFLICTNRQLVSHKDGKIRVSKNSRAWTAPEVTSISPVAVVGGKETSLVLKGRNLTVPGTKGKYMSKEVLCSTYPGTIYDDSCVESFNFPGGFQEQFGRCFIEVENGFKGNSFPIIIANVNICQELRTLEVDFHRDFQTTDASTEDKVSNSPQYRSKKDVLHFLNELGWLFQRTHASSNLLLSDFSISRFKYLLTFSVERDWCTLICTLLDIIVQRSLKDDSLKHEALELLSEVHLLNRAVKRKCKKMVDLLIHYCVVHGSYSTKVYLFPPNMAGPGGITPLHMAASMHDSVDMVDVLTNDPQEIGLKCWNSVLDDNHQSPYMYALSRNNSSYNNLVARKLADRKNGQVTISFEGEKITSTAGESRQHGSQVLESGSCAQCAMTRTVQLRRTPRTGLLQRPYVHSMLAIAAVCVCVCLLLRGSPQTGSADPFRWENLDFGPS, translated from the exons ATGGAGGGAGAGGTCGGAGCGCAGGTCGCTTCTCCCATCTTCTTTCACCACCATCACCAGGACATTCATGACGCCCATCTTCTTGCGAAAAAGCGAGACCTTCCTTGGAAAAAACACATCTTTCAGCATATCCAATCCCAGGAGAGCCAGCAAGTATCTTCCCTTTCTAATTCCAGTGGTAATTGGAACCCCAAGATGTGGGATTGGGATAGCGTGAGGTTCACCGCTACACCAGCCCCTGATGCCGCGGACTTGCTCTGTCTGGGATCCCAGCCTTCTTcttcagctgctgctgtggttgacCCGGCGAAGAAGGGAAACGAGGGCTCGAATGATTCTAAATCTAGAAGGGATTTGGAAGAAGATAATGGGGAACTAACACTGAAGCTAGGAGGTGGAAGTAACTTGGTGGAGGAGCCAGCAGGTGCGAGGCCTAGCAAGAGGGTGAGATCGGGTACGCCGGCGACTAGTAACAGTTATCCAATGTGTCAGGTGGATGATTGCCACACCGATCTGTCGTGCGCCAAGGATTACCATAGGCGGCACAAGGTGTGCGAGGTGCACAGCAAGACCACCAAAGCCCTTGTGGGAAAGCAAATGCAGAGATTCTGCCAACAATGCAGTAG ATTTCATCCTCTTTCTGAGTTTGATGAGGGTAAGAGAAGTTGTAGAAAGCGACTTGCAGGGCATAATCGGCGGAGAAGGAAGACTCAACCGGAGGACAGTTCTTCTAAGTTATTGCCACCTAAATTCCAAGAAAATATGATAAGCGGGAATCTGGATATTATGAAATTGTTGTCTATGTTAAGTCCCTTAAAAG GTAGTTATCATGATAAACCAAGTGGTATCTCCCTTCCACCTGATAGGGATCGCCTAGTTCAGCTTATCAGTAAATTAAGTGCTTCAATTAGTGGAGACCCCTCTGAAAGAGCTACACCTGATGGTTTTGATTTGAATACATGTCAAGATGCACCTCTAGGTTCCCTTGAGAAATCAATAAAGGAGGCTTTCTCTGCAGCATTGGCGACATCCATTACTCCTGTCCCTGCATCTCTTTCACAAGGGAGCAGCAAAAGTAGTGGCAATCATAAGGCCATAGTACAAAATGCAGATCCCTCTTTGCCTCCTAATTTGCACAATAAACCTACCAATGTGTATTCTTCAGTTGCCTTGACAAGCAAAGGTATCAGTCAATTGCCTATGGAAGTACCTCATCATGTGGTCCAGCAACCTCACCAAAGTTTGCCTTTGCAACTTTTTGGACCTTCTGATGATGACAATCCTCCGGCAGAGGGATTTGCAATTAAGCATTTATCCTCAGAAAGTAGCAACCCTACTGAGGAGAGGTCTCCTCCATCTCCATCCCCCATTACGAAAAAATTATTCCCTCTGCATTCAACTTTAGAAAGGGAGAAATATACAGGAAGATCTCATTACAGGGAAGAAAATGCAACTGTTGAATTAAGCACCACTCATGGTGCAAGTGCAACACTTGATTTCTTTCAGAATTTTGAAAGATCAGCAGATCATGTTGGCTATAAATCTAATTACTCAGATCACTCTCCATCGAGTTCCAACTCTGTTCAG GATCGGACTGGGCgaatagttttcaaactctttGGCAAGGATCCCAGTAGTTTTCCAGATGCTCTTCGAGCACAG GTATTTAATTGGCTCTCAAGCAGCCCTTTGGAGATGGAGAGTTACATCAGGCCTGGCTGTGTTATCCTGTCAATATACTTATCGATGCCATCAATTGCATGGGAAGAA CTCGAAAATGATCTTCTTCAGCGTGTCACTTCTCTTATTCAATGTTCTGAAACTGAGTTCTGGCGAAACACGAGGTTTTTGATTTGTACAAATAGACAACTGGTGTCACACAAGGATG GGAAGATTCGTGTATCTAAGAATTCAAGGGCATGGACTGCTCCTGAAGTGACTTCTATATCACCTGTTGCTGTTGTAGGTGGGAAGGAAACTTCTCTCGTTCTTAAAGGTCGCAATTTGACTGTTCCGGGCACCAA GGGTAAGTACATGTCAAAAGAAGTTCTCTGCTCCACATACCCTGGCACCATATATGACGATTCTTGTGTGGAGAGCTTTAACTTTCCTGGAGGGTTCCAAGAGCAATTTGGCCGTTGTTTCATTGAG gttgaaaatggttttaaaggaaACAGCTTTCCTATCATTATCGCCAATGTGAATATCTGCCAGGAATTGAGAACCCTCGAAGTAGATTTTCACCGAGATTTTCAGACAACAGATGCCAGTACTGAAGATAAAGTTAGTAATAGTCCTCAATACAGGTCAAAGAAGGATGTTCTACATTTCCTAAACGAACTTGGTTGGCTGTTCCAGAGGACACATGCATCATCCAACCTGCTGTTGTCTGATTTCTCAATTTCACGGTTTAAGTACCTTTTAACTTTTTCAGTCGAACGAGATTGGTGCACTCTTATTTGTACTCTTCTTGATATTATCGTGCAAAGAAGCTTAAAGGATGACTCTTTGAAACATGAGGCACTTGAACTGCTTTCAGAAGTTCATCTGTTGAACAGAGCAGTTAAGAGAAAGTGCAAGAAAATGGTAGATCTTCTCATCCATTATTGTGTAGTTCACGGAAGTTATTCGACAAAGGTGTATCTTTTCCCACCAAACATGGCTGGACCTGGGGGCATCACACCATTGCATATGGCCGCTTCTATGCATGACTCGGTCGACATGGTTGATGTGCTCACTAACGATCCACAAGAG ATTGGTCTGAAATGCTGGAATTCGGTACTTGATGACAATCATCAGTCGCCCTACATGTATGCACTGTCGAGGAACAACAGTTCTTATAACAATCTGGTGGCCAGGAAGCTTGCTGACCGGAAAAATGGACAAGTAACAATATCATTTGAAGGCGAGAAGATCACCTCGACAGCAGGAGAATCAAGACAGCATGGTTCCCAAGTTTTAGAGTCAGGGTCTTGTGCACAATGTGCCATGACCAGAACTGTGCAGCTTAGACGGACACCTCGAACAGGGCTGCTTCAGCGGCCTTATGTCCACTCAATGCTTGCAATTGCTGCAGTGTGTGTTTGTGTCTGCTTACTTCTTCGAGGTTCGCCACAGACTGGGAGTGCAGATCCATTCAGGTGGGAGAATCTAGACTTTGGCCCGAGTTAG
- the LOC121971922 gene encoding squamosa promoter-binding-like protein 15 isoform X1 — protein MEGEVGAQVASPIFFHHHHQDIHDAHLLAKKRDLPWKKHIFQHIQSQESQQVSSLSNSSGNWNPKMWDWDSVRFTATPAPDAADLLCLGSQPSSSAAAVVDPAKKGNEGSNDSKSRRDLEEDNGELTLKLGGGSNLVEEPAGARPSKRVRSGTPATSNSYPMCQVDDCHTDLSCAKDYHRRHKVCEVHSKTTKALVGKQMQRFCQQCSRFHPLSEFDEGKRSCRKRLAGHNRRRRKTQPEDSSSKLLPPKFQENMISGNLDIMKLLSMLSPLKGSYHDKPSGISLPPDRDRLVQLISKLSASISGDPSERATPDGFDLNTCQDAPLGSLEKSIKEAFSAALATSITPVPASLSQGSSKSSGNHKAIVQNADPSLPPNLHNKPTNVYSSVALTSKGISQLPMEVPHHVVQQPHQSLPLQLFGPSDDDNPPAEGFAIKHLSSESSNPTEERSPPSPSPITKKLFPLHSTLEREKYTGRSHYREENATVELSTTHGASATLDFFQNFERSADHVGYKSNYSDHSPSSSNSVQDRTGRIVFKLFGKDPSSFPDALRAQVFNWLSSSPLEMESYIRPGCVILSIYLSMPSIAWEELENDLLQRVTSLIQCSETEFWRNTRFLICTNRQLVSHKDGKIRVSKNSRAWTAPEVTSISPVAVVGGKETSLVLKGRNLTVPGTNIHCTYRGKYMSKEVLCSTYPGTIYDDSCVESFNFPGGFQEQFGRCFIEVENGFKGNSFPIIIANVNICQELRTLEVDFHRDFQTTDASTEDKVSNSPQYRSKKDVLHFLNELGWLFQRTHASSNLLLSDFSISRFKYLLTFSVERDWCTLICTLLDIIVQRSLKDDSLKHEALELLSEVHLLNRAVKRKCKKMVDLLIHYCVVHGSYSTKVYLFPPNMAGPGGITPLHMAASMHDSVDMVDVLTNDPQEIGLKCWNSVLDDNHQSPYMYALSRNNSSYNNLVARKLADRKNGQVTISFEGEKITSTAGESRQHGSQVLESGSCAQCAMTRTVQLRRTPRTGLLQRPYVHSMLAIAAVCVCVCLLLRGSPQTGSADPFRWENLDFGPS, from the exons ATGGAGGGAGAGGTCGGAGCGCAGGTCGCTTCTCCCATCTTCTTTCACCACCATCACCAGGACATTCATGACGCCCATCTTCTTGCGAAAAAGCGAGACCTTCCTTGGAAAAAACACATCTTTCAGCATATCCAATCCCAGGAGAGCCAGCAAGTATCTTCCCTTTCTAATTCCAGTGGTAATTGGAACCCCAAGATGTGGGATTGGGATAGCGTGAGGTTCACCGCTACACCAGCCCCTGATGCCGCGGACTTGCTCTGTCTGGGATCCCAGCCTTCTTcttcagctgctgctgtggttgacCCGGCGAAGAAGGGAAACGAGGGCTCGAATGATTCTAAATCTAGAAGGGATTTGGAAGAAGATAATGGGGAACTAACACTGAAGCTAGGAGGTGGAAGTAACTTGGTGGAGGAGCCAGCAGGTGCGAGGCCTAGCAAGAGGGTGAGATCGGGTACGCCGGCGACTAGTAACAGTTATCCAATGTGTCAGGTGGATGATTGCCACACCGATCTGTCGTGCGCCAAGGATTACCATAGGCGGCACAAGGTGTGCGAGGTGCACAGCAAGACCACCAAAGCCCTTGTGGGAAAGCAAATGCAGAGATTCTGCCAACAATGCAGTAG ATTTCATCCTCTTTCTGAGTTTGATGAGGGTAAGAGAAGTTGTAGAAAGCGACTTGCAGGGCATAATCGGCGGAGAAGGAAGACTCAACCGGAGGACAGTTCTTCTAAGTTATTGCCACCTAAATTCCAAGAAAATATGATAAGCGGGAATCTGGATATTATGAAATTGTTGTCTATGTTAAGTCCCTTAAAAG GTAGTTATCATGATAAACCAAGTGGTATCTCCCTTCCACCTGATAGGGATCGCCTAGTTCAGCTTATCAGTAAATTAAGTGCTTCAATTAGTGGAGACCCCTCTGAAAGAGCTACACCTGATGGTTTTGATTTGAATACATGTCAAGATGCACCTCTAGGTTCCCTTGAGAAATCAATAAAGGAGGCTTTCTCTGCAGCATTGGCGACATCCATTACTCCTGTCCCTGCATCTCTTTCACAAGGGAGCAGCAAAAGTAGTGGCAATCATAAGGCCATAGTACAAAATGCAGATCCCTCTTTGCCTCCTAATTTGCACAATAAACCTACCAATGTGTATTCTTCAGTTGCCTTGACAAGCAAAGGTATCAGTCAATTGCCTATGGAAGTACCTCATCATGTGGTCCAGCAACCTCACCAAAGTTTGCCTTTGCAACTTTTTGGACCTTCTGATGATGACAATCCTCCGGCAGAGGGATTTGCAATTAAGCATTTATCCTCAGAAAGTAGCAACCCTACTGAGGAGAGGTCTCCTCCATCTCCATCCCCCATTACGAAAAAATTATTCCCTCTGCATTCAACTTTAGAAAGGGAGAAATATACAGGAAGATCTCATTACAGGGAAGAAAATGCAACTGTTGAATTAAGCACCACTCATGGTGCAAGTGCAACACTTGATTTCTTTCAGAATTTTGAAAGATCAGCAGATCATGTTGGCTATAAATCTAATTACTCAGATCACTCTCCATCGAGTTCCAACTCTGTTCAG GATCGGACTGGGCgaatagttttcaaactctttGGCAAGGATCCCAGTAGTTTTCCAGATGCTCTTCGAGCACAG GTATTTAATTGGCTCTCAAGCAGCCCTTTGGAGATGGAGAGTTACATCAGGCCTGGCTGTGTTATCCTGTCAATATACTTATCGATGCCATCAATTGCATGGGAAGAA CTCGAAAATGATCTTCTTCAGCGTGTCACTTCTCTTATTCAATGTTCTGAAACTGAGTTCTGGCGAAACACGAGGTTTTTGATTTGTACAAATAGACAACTGGTGTCACACAAGGATG GGAAGATTCGTGTATCTAAGAATTCAAGGGCATGGACTGCTCCTGAAGTGACTTCTATATCACCTGTTGCTGTTGTAGGTGGGAAGGAAACTTCTCTCGTTCTTAAAGGTCGCAATTTGACTGTTCCGGGCACCAA TATTCATTGCACATATAGGGGTAAGTACATGTCAAAAGAAGTTCTCTGCTCCACATACCCTGGCACCATATATGACGATTCTTGTGTGGAGAGCTTTAACTTTCCTGGAGGGTTCCAAGAGCAATTTGGCCGTTGTTTCATTGAG gttgaaaatggttttaaaggaaACAGCTTTCCTATCATTATCGCCAATGTGAATATCTGCCAGGAATTGAGAACCCTCGAAGTAGATTTTCACCGAGATTTTCAGACAACAGATGCCAGTACTGAAGATAAAGTTAGTAATAGTCCTCAATACAGGTCAAAGAAGGATGTTCTACATTTCCTAAACGAACTTGGTTGGCTGTTCCAGAGGACACATGCATCATCCAACCTGCTGTTGTCTGATTTCTCAATTTCACGGTTTAAGTACCTTTTAACTTTTTCAGTCGAACGAGATTGGTGCACTCTTATTTGTACTCTTCTTGATATTATCGTGCAAAGAAGCTTAAAGGATGACTCTTTGAAACATGAGGCACTTGAACTGCTTTCAGAAGTTCATCTGTTGAACAGAGCAGTTAAGAGAAAGTGCAAGAAAATGGTAGATCTTCTCATCCATTATTGTGTAGTTCACGGAAGTTATTCGACAAAGGTGTATCTTTTCCCACCAAACATGGCTGGACCTGGGGGCATCACACCATTGCATATGGCCGCTTCTATGCATGACTCGGTCGACATGGTTGATGTGCTCACTAACGATCCACAAGAG ATTGGTCTGAAATGCTGGAATTCGGTACTTGATGACAATCATCAGTCGCCCTACATGTATGCACTGTCGAGGAACAACAGTTCTTATAACAATCTGGTGGCCAGGAAGCTTGCTGACCGGAAAAATGGACAAGTAACAATATCATTTGAAGGCGAGAAGATCACCTCGACAGCAGGAGAATCAAGACAGCATGGTTCCCAAGTTTTAGAGTCAGGGTCTTGTGCACAATGTGCCATGACCAGAACTGTGCAGCTTAGACGGACACCTCGAACAGGGCTGCTTCAGCGGCCTTATGTCCACTCAATGCTTGCAATTGCTGCAGTGTGTGTTTGTGTCTGCTTACTTCTTCGAGGTTCGCCACAGACTGGGAGTGCAGATCCATTCAGGTGGGAGAATCTAGACTTTGGCCCGAGTTAG